The Calditrichia bacterium genomic interval TCCAGCGCTTTGCTGCTCAACCGGTTCTGGCTGCGCTTAAAATGAAACCGTTGTAGGTATTCCGCAAAATCGGGGCGGGTGAACATCAGGTAACCACCCGCAACTTGCTGTATTTCAAAGGTTCGGGCAGTTGCCGAATATTCATCATTCAGCGATTGCACCAAATTGGCAATATCGTGCGATTTCAATTCTGGAATTGCCTCGCGCATTTTTGCAGCAGACAACGGTTCATCCGTTGCAAAAACCAACGATTCAACAATTTTCAATGCTGTTTGCACATCCACTTCCGCAACAGCGGTTGTTTCTGGTGTTTCATTCATTTTGCATGCCGGTTAATTTGTGCTTATTAAACGCAGAAATTAGTCATTCAAAAACGCTTTTGCAAGTGATAGATTTTCCCGTTGAACAGATTTACCGGCAAATCCGGAATTGCCGTTGCAAAAAACCTGGCGGAATGAAAACGTAATTATTTTTCCAAAACCAGTTTATTTTTGTGCATTTTGCGACTATGTTTGATGATTATTCGGAATGTGATTGTGAAACAACGGAAACCACTGCAAACGAGGCGAAAATGAGCGGGAAATTACATACAATTAAAGAAAACCGGTTTACCACCTGGCTGGGAAATACAGTTTATAAAATGATCGGCTGGAAGGTGGAAGGGCACATTCCTGAATCTGTCCGAAAAGCGGTGATTATTGTTGCGCCGCATACTTCCAACTGGGATTTTCCGGTTGGCTTGTTTGCGTCTTTTGCGTTGGGACTGAGCGGTCATTGGGTGGGCAAACACACGTTGTTCCGCTGGCCGTTTGGCGGTTTGATGCGCTGGTTGGGCGGCATTCCCATCAATCGCCGGAAATCAAAAAATTTTGTGTCACAGGCTGCGGATTATTTCAAACAATACGAAAATTTCCGATTGGTGATTGCACCGGAAGGCACACGGCGAAAAACCACCAAATGGAAATCGGGATTTTATCACATCGCCAAAGAAGCTACGGTGCCGATCGTTTGTGCGTTCATCGATTTTCGCCGGAAGGTGAGCGGCATCGGGCCGATTATCATGCCGAGTGGCGATTTGCAAAAAGATTTCGAGAAAATCCGGGATTTTTATCTGACGGTTGGTGCAAAACGGCCGGAAAATCGCGGGGAAATTTCCCTTTGATTACAAAATAATATTGTTGTTCTAGTACGACACCTGATTGATCTTTCCTGTGAATGCGCCGAAGGCGCGCCTTCGGCGCAGGAATCTCCGGTTTATTATCACAAAAAGTAAAAAAGTGCTACTCAAATGTATCGCCGTTAAACCGCTATCTTTATTTCACTTAAGCCACTGACCTACTCACTTGAACAGCGGTGCAAACGGGTCATCTCCGGGAACAAGTTCCGTGAGCGTCGCAGCTGCCCGAATATCGCTCAATGCCAACTCGAACACGCCATTGCGATGAATTGTCGCAACTTTCGCGCCGGTCGCCAGTTCCTGCCATCCTTCCCAACTCAGTTGAATGCCGCCGATTGGCAAAATACTTACCCATAATTTCCAGGCTACCGGCAACCCATTTTCGCCGACCAGCCACAAATAGCTATCGCCGGGCGTTGCGCCGCCGGAAGCATAGGTGATCAGCAACCCACGCAGTGAATCGGACGTTTCCACCCATTTTCGGGTGGTGCCGTCGTCAAATAATTTTGCGATGGGATTCAGCCAAAAGCTGTCGTTGCACCAATATTCCCAGGCTTTTTGCACCAATTCCATAGTTTCCGGATCATTCCGGTCGAGCAATTTTCCGTCCACAATCGCGACACCGCTTTGCGAATTGAGATCCACCAACACAACCGTGCTGCCCCAAACCACCTGCGCCACATGCCGTTCGCGATCCCACAAATGGGCGTGTCGTCCGGCAAATGTCCACGAAATTGCGCCGGTTTGCTGCCATTTTTCGACGTTCACCGCAGCCATCATTTCCCGCGCCAGCGAATCCGCCATTGCATTTTCCACGCCTTCCGGCAGCGACTCATTGGCAATCCACAGCGCGATTCCGGCAATCGCGATGAACGATAAAGCAATCAACAGTAATATTTTGGGGAGAATATATCTTTTTTTATGCGCCCCGTTTGAACCGGGAATCGGAATTTTCTGATCCATCAATTATATCTTCTAATATATTGTTTACTATGATGTTAAATTATTTATTTTTGCGAAATTTTGAACGTAGTTTTTCCACCAGACCGGAATTGTTTTGTGGTTTGGTATCGCGATGATCGAGAGACAGCGAATTGAGAAATGCCATCGCTCTTTCGAAATCCGGGAATTTTTTTTCCTCCCGCCGGAATGCGCCGGTGTGCCCGTAATACCGCCCGTTTTTGCGCTGAATCCCGTGCTTTTTGTGCAGCAATTCGTGATACATCACGTAATCCACCACAAAATCGGGCACGTTGGGCTGATCCAACGTAACCGAAAGCATGATGGTATCGCGAAGCTGGTGGTAATGCCCCATTTTTCCGGTGGTGAGCATTTCGTTCCAATGCAGGTTCGGGCGATCCATTTTTCCGTTAAAATAGTGGTTGTTCACCCGTTCAAAAATGGCGTCCAAATCGTGAACCTGACCTTTTGTCTGGCTTTGGAGCGGTTCGGTTGCGCCATCCATTTCGGCAATTATCTGTTGAAATTTGGCGGTTTGCACAAATTCATCCAACAATTTATGAGAAAAACGGCGTCGCGAAAACAATCGCTGCAAAATTTCCGTCCAGACATTTTCCGGTGCAGAAATCAGTCCCTCGCTGCATCGCAAAACGATGTGGTCCGAATACGTTTTGTAACGATAAATATAGCGCATATTGCTGAACTGGATTTGCACCGGTTTTTCGAGCCGGTTGCCGGAAAGCCGGTTCAGCACCCGATTTGCAATCGCCAAACCCGCCAAATGCGAACGAAAATTATCCGGATCACTCAAAAAACCAGCCAGCAATAGGCCATTTGCGATGGCTTCGGCAAATGCGCTGGCGTCAGGTTTTGCTGACGGGCAACGGCTTCAATATCGGCGACGTTATCGCAAATGGTTCGGTGCAACCTGGCGAAGCTGCGTTCATCGGTCAGCAATTCCGAAAGATGATCCCACATTTCCGCAGAAAACAGTTCACAGGTACCGACGATATTCCGAATCCGTAACTCGCCGGCGGGCGGTTGCGTGTTGTGCGGATTTTCATTAACCGGAAGATTTTCCAAATCCAGATTTTTCAAATAGTTATACGCATTTCGCGATGGCGCGGGCAAGTGCTGCGGCGTACCGCGTTGCTGGCGACAAATCTGTTCAACTTGCGCGATAACATGCTGGACGCGTTCACGAAAAACAGTCATTTCCGACGGTGGAATTCCGGCTGCCAGTTGCTGGCGAACCTGATTAAATATTTTCACCAATCCATTGATCCGAATGTGCATTGGCTCCTGAAAGCTCCGGTTTCGTTTAAAAATTTGTCACTTTTTCGCCAGTTACGCATAAAATATCCGGCAAATCGGGAAGACTTACAAACGGTTTGTTAATTTGCCAATTGCCTCGCTGCAACATTCCCCCTATTTGCTTTTGAACCAATGCGTAACTAAATTGTAAAAGATGAACATCGCAACCAAAACACCATATTCTGATTGCGATAAACGTTGAATTAAGGAACAATAAAGATATGTTTTCATTGATTTTAGGTTTACTAAATGAAATTTGGATTTTGTTCGTGGAAATGGCGCCGTATCTGCTGCTCGGATTTCTGGTAGCCGGATTGCTGAACCTTTTTTTGACCCGCGAACAGGTGGCAAAACACCTCTCCGAACGTCGATTTTCATCGATTTGGAAGGCGTCATTATTGGGAATTCCGCTGCCGTTGTGCTCCTGCGGTGTGATTCCGGTTGCCGCGCATCTCGATAAACAAGGTGCCAATCGCGGCGCAACCCTTTCTTTTCTGATATCCACGCCCACAACCGGCGTCGATTCGATTTTGGCAACATACGGATTATTGGGTCCGTTGCTCACCATTGCCCGACCGGTTGCCGCGTTGGTCAACGGATTGTTGACCGGTTCGCTGGCTATTTTTTGGGAGAAAGAAAAAGAAGCCGATGACATCACCCAACCGCAACAATCGTCATCCTGTGCAATTCCGGAAAATAGATCGCCGGAAGCATCGAAAAGCTGGATCGAAAAATTGAAATCTGCTATCAACTACGGTTTTGTGGAATTGCTGGAAGATGTGAGCAAATGGCTGGTCATCGGTATTATTGCGGGCGGAATGATCAGTTTTCTCATTCCCACCAGTTTTGTGGAAAATTATTTGGGCAACCCGCTGATGTCCTATTCGCTGATGCTGCTGATCGGCATTCCAATGTATGTTTGCGCAACCGGTTCAATTCCTATCGCTGCTGCGCTCATTTTAAAAGGCATGTCCCCGGGTGCCGGCTTTGTGTTTCTGTTCGC includes:
- a CDS encoding lysophospholipid acyltransferase family protein, which codes for MSGKLHTIKENRFTTWLGNTVYKMIGWKVEGHIPESVRKAVIIVAPHTSNWDFPVGLFASFALGLSGHWVGKHTLFRWPFGGLMRWLGGIPINRRKSKNFVSQAADYFKQYENFRLVIAPEGTRRKTTKWKSGFYHIAKEATVPIVCAFIDFRRKVSGIGPIIMPSGDLQKDFEKIRDFYLTVGAKRPENRGEISL
- a CDS encoding M48 family metallopeptidase → MSDPDNFRSHLAGLAIANRVLNRLSGNRLEKPVQIQFSNMRYIYRYKTYSDHIVLRCSEGLISAPENVWTEILQRLFSRRRFSHKLLDEFVQTAKFQQIIAEMDGATEPLQSQTKGQVHDLDAIFERVNNHYFNGKMDRPNLHWNEMLTTGKMGHYHQLRDTIMLSVTLDQPNVPDFVVDYVMYHELLHKKHGIQRKNGRYYGHTGAFRREEKKFPDFERAMAFLNSLSLDHRDTKPQNNSGLVEKLRSKFRKNK
- a CDS encoding SO_0444 family Cu/Zn efflux transporter; translation: MFSLILGLLNEIWILFVEMAPYLLLGFLVAGLLNLFLTREQVAKHLSERRFSSIWKASLLGIPLPLCSCGVIPVAAHLDKQGANRGATLSFLISTPTTGVDSILATYGLLGPLLTIARPVAALVNGLLTGSLAIFWEKEKEADDITQPQQSSSCAIPENRSPEASKSWIEKLKSAINYGFVELLEDVSKWLVIGIIAGGMISFLIPTSFVENYLGNPLMSYSLMLLIGIPMYVCATGSIPIAAALILKGMSPGAGFVFLFAGPATNTATLSFVGGKLGKKHLILYLTTILLCSVAFGALIDYVWISAGQDLSLISGAMEMLPEWLKIASALLLLALMLRPFVMRFISKPVSDEGLHFEVPDMNCEHCKKTITGALQQVDGVQNVNVMLSLRLVQVVGNAERNELENAIRNAGYNITDVR